The Novosphingobium humi DNA window GGATGCGATAACCAAACCCCCACTCGTAATTGTCGATCAGGCTCCAGTGGCAATAGCCGATCACCGGCACGCCATCATCCATCGCCTTTTTCAGCTCCCTCAGCGCGGCGGGGATCAGATTGGCGCGGATTTCGTCATGCTCGGTGCCTACGCCATGCTCGGTCACCATGATCGGCAGGCCCGTTTCCGCATGGGCATAGCGCGCCACCCCCGCCAGCGAGGGCGGATAAACCTCGGCCCCCATCGTGTTGGTGACGGCGCCGGGCGGATTGGGCAGCTTGCCCTTGTCGGTCCACACGCTGCGTTCGTAATTCTGGATGCCGAGGAAATCGCAATCCGTTTTGGCCAGACGCAGCCAATCGCCATAGAAATGCTCGCGCTTGGCATCGCGCAGGCTGACCGCGCCCTTGGGCAAATTGGGGGCCGCCTGTTCATCCAGCATGGCCAGACTGACACCCACGGGCAGATCGGAGCGCACCGCCTTGATCGCGGCGCGGCCCAAGCGGTGGCCTTCGAGCATATGCTTTTGCGTACGCGCACCATCGCGCGTGTAGAGCGGGTTTCCGGGCTGATACACGGCCACGCCCAGTTCTCTGGCGGCGGCCTCGACCATCGCCTTGTCCCCACCCAGCAGATCGCCGGGCAGCAATTCGCCCAGCTTGCCCGCCAGATTGGGTTCGTTGAGCGTGGTGGCATAGGCGATACCGCCCGCCAGATGGCGCGCGGCCCGATCGCAAAAGCGCGCGAACAAGACGGGCGCATCCTCGCCATGCCATCCGCCAAGCGCGGCAAACCAGCGCGGCGTGGTGAAATGGTTGAAGGTGACAACCGGCGTGATGCCGCGCGCGCGGCAACCATCAATCATCGCCTTGTAATGATCCAGCATGGCGATGGAGAACATCCCCTGCTCCGGCTCGATCCGCGCCCATTCCAGGCTGAAGCGATAGGTGTTGAGGCCGAGGCTTTTGACCAGATCGAGATCGCGCTCCCACAGCAGAAAGCTGTTGGCGGCATCGCCCGAGGGTTCGGCGTAGATGGTGCCTTTAAGATGTTCGAGAAACCACACGTCCGAGGAGGTGTTGTTGCCCTCGACCTGATGCGCGGCGGTGGCCGCGCCCCAGAGGAAGCCCTTGGGAAAGGCCGGATTGAACACCTTGCCCTTGCCTGCGGCGTGCAGGGCCATGGGCGCTGTGGAAAGGGCAACCGTCGCGCCCAGCATGGCCCTGCGGTCGATCACAGGCTGATCACCTTCTCGTCATTGTTAAAGGACGGGAAAGGCATATAGGAGATGCGCAGACGCTGTTGCAGCGACAGCTTGTGCTCGCCCGCCGGAAAGCCGCCCGGCAGCGCCACCGTAATGGTCGCGGGCGCACCAAAAGGCCAGCGGCGATCAAAGGCCGTCTCCATCTCGTCCAGCGTCAGCGGACCTTGGCCTTCATCAAAGGTGATCGCCTCGCGGGGAAGCGCCTCGCCGTCGATGGAGACTTTGAGATCCTCGATCATCGAGAGGCCGAGGCCGCGATAATAGCCCAGCTTGGTCGTGAAGGAGAAGCCGGTGGGCGCATCCGCCGGGCCGGTGTTGGCAACGGTGGCGGGATCGATGATATATTTGTCAAACATGGGTTTTATTCCTTGATGATGCCGCGCGTGCGCAGCCAGCGGCGCATCACGTCCAGCCAGCCTTCGGTGGGCGTGCCCGGCGCGCCGGGGCCAAAACCGTGGTCGCCGGCGGAAAAGAGATGGAACTCGACGGATTTGCCCGCCGCGCGATAGGAATCGATCAGTTTCGGCCCGCCCGCCCGCGCCAGCAGAAAGTCATTCGCCGCAATCGCCACGAACATCGGCGGGGCATTGTCGGGCACTTTCATCGGCGCCATATTGGGATAGATGGGGGCGACAAAGGCGGGCATGTCGGCGCCAGCATTTTCCACCACGCTGCGGGTGAGGAAACCGCCTGCGGAAAAGCCCATGAAGCCGATGCGCGCCGGGTCCACGCCCCATTGCCCGGCATGGCCGCGCACATAGCGCAAGGCCGCCAGCCCATCGGCCAGCGCCTCGGGCGGGGTATCATCGGGCGGGCTGGCCATGGCGACTTTTTCGCCGCGGATCACGCGGGCCAACTGGTCGGCAAATTCAACCTGCGAGGCGGGCGTGGGCAGCACGCGATATTTCAGCACGAAGGCGGCTATGCCGTGATCGGCGAAATAGCGGGCGATCTGCCAGCCTTCCTTTTCGATGGCCAGACCAAGAAAGCCGCCGCCCGGCGCGACGATCACCGCCGCTCCGGTGCCCTTGCCCTTGGGCAGGAAGGGCATGATCGTCGGGCGCGTGACATTGCGCACCGCAATCAGGCCATTGTCGCGGTGCCACACCTCACGATCCGGTGCATCGGGGATCAGCGCGATGGCGCCCGGCTGGGCGGGGGCGGCCATCGTCTCGCGGCTGGGCCCCGGCATCTGGGCATGGGCCACAGGCGCCAGAGCCAACGCCAACGCCCACGGGGCAAAGGCGCGCGCGCGCATTACGCGACCTCCGCTTCGGCCTTGGCGATCAGGCGTTCGAACATCACATGCTGGCGGCGGACCTGTTCGCGGCTGTCCACTTCATGCACGTCCTGAATCCAGCGATTGCCTTCATATTCGGACGACAGCGTGCCTTCCCAACCGGCCTTGACCAGTTCGGGGATCACCTCGTCATAGGCCAGCGCGGGATCGGTGCAATCCTCGTTCATTTCATAGAATTTGGCCTGAATGTGGCGGAAATAGGGGGCGTAATCGCCGATCCGCTTGGGGTTGGCATAGGGAGCGTGGCGCAATGTTTCGGCCATGGCGACCTCGGCCTTGTTGCCCTGCATCTTCACGGCCACTTCAAAGATGGTGTATTCGCACATCACCTTCTGCTCGTGCTGCTCGACGATGAAATCGCAGACTTCGGGCCGGGCGCCCTGGCGTTCAAAGCGGGCGCGGAAGGCGGGCGGGTAATGCTTCATGAAAATGCCCATGTCGGGCAGGATGCCAAGATGCTTGGTCTTGAGGCGATCCGCCACCTCAATGGTGCGCAGGATCCAGGCGTGCTCCAGATGCCATGGCGCATGGACCTCGACGCCCATATGCACGTCCAGCTTCTCCGCCATCGGCACGCATTTTTCGAGAATGTCGGGGCGCACGAAGATCAGGATGCGCATGTTTTTGATGCCGAGCCGGTTGCACAGGATCAGGTCGCGATGGATGCTTTCGACCTGCTCCTCGTCACTCATCAGGCGATCCTTGCGGCGCTTGGTGTCGAGGAACATGTCATAGCAGGTGAAATGCGCGCCATGGCGCGCCAGCATGTCCTGCCATTCGCCCACCTGAGCGTCGCTGATGTTGGGAAAGGTGGGCATATTCTGTTCGGGCAGGATTTCGATGCCCGGCGCGCCGATGCCGGCGGCAAAGGCCACGCAATCCTCGATGCTCATCTTGCCGAGGAACATCTCTTCCTGAAAGCTGTAGAGGCTGACGCCCCGTTTGATTTTCGATGTCATTGATTAAGCTCCGGTGGGGGCATTGTCGCGCCCCGAAACAACGATCAGCACCAGAATGGCGCAGACGAGGCCAAACACCCCCGCCGCCAGAAAGGCACCCTGCATATGGCCGAAATGTTCGCGCAGCAGGCTGACCAGCAGCGGCGAGGAAAATTGGCCGAAGAAGAAGCAGGCGGTCCAGATGCCCATGCCGCGCCCACGATGGGCAAAGGGCAGATGGCTTTGCGCCCATGCGACAAGGCAGGGAACCGCCATGCCCGCGCCGGTCTGCTGGATGGCCATGCCCACCACCATGCCGCGCCAGTCATGGATCAGCCCCATCGTCACCAGCCCTGCGCCCAGCAGCGCAAAGAGCGAGAACAATTGCCAGCGCGGGCCAAACTTGCCGGTGAACCAGAACACGCCCGCGCCCACCATCACAAACAGGCTGGGGATGCTGGTCATGCGGCCGATGGCGGCGGAATCCTTGACCCCGATCTCCTGCCAAACCAGCCCGCCATTGATGATGAACACGTAATAGAGCGCGCTGCCCAGCAGAGTCACGCCAGCATAGGTCAGCACATTGCGCCATGGGAAAGGTTCACCGCCCTCGTCCATGCCCAGCATCTTACGCGCGGTTTCATCGCTGGCCGGTTCGTAAAGGAACAGGGCGCTGGCGAGGAAAGCGGGAAAGCCGACGGCATAGACGAGGAAGATCCCGTTCCATTGCACCGCCGTCAGATAGCCCGACATGAAGATCACCGCGCTGCCCAGAAAGGGGCCTGCAAGGCCCTGAATGGTCAGCCAGAAGCGGCGGTCCTTCTCGTCCCAATAATCGCCCACCAGCGTGTTGAGC harbors:
- a CDS encoding C-glycoside deglycosidase beta subunit domain-containing protein; the encoded protein is MFDKYIIDPATVANTGPADAPTGFSFTTKLGYYRGLGLSMIEDLKVSIDGEALPREAITFDEGQGPLTLDEMETAFDRRWPFGAPATITVALPGGFPAGEHKLSLQQRLRISYMPFPSFNNDEKVISL
- a CDS encoding glycoside hydrolase family 1 protein, with the protein product MIDRRAMLGATVALSTAPMALHAAGKGKVFNPAFPKGFLWGAATAAHQVEGNNTSSDVWFLEHLKGTIYAEPSGDAANSFLLWERDLDLVKSLGLNTYRFSLEWARIEPEQGMFSIAMLDHYKAMIDGCRARGITPVVTFNHFTTPRWFAALGGWHGEDAPVLFARFCDRAARHLAGGIAYATTLNEPNLAGKLGELLPGDLLGGDKAMVEAAARELGVAVYQPGNPLYTRDGARTQKHMLEGHRLGRAAIKAVRSDLPVGVSLAMLDEQAAPNLPKGAVSLRDAKREHFYGDWLRLAKTDCDFLGIQNYERSVWTDKGKLPNPPGAVTNTMGAEVYPPSLAGVARYAHAETGLPIMVTEHGVGTEHDEIRANLIPAALRELKKAMDDGVPVIGYCHWSLIDNYEWGFGYRIRFGLCELDRTTFKRTPKPSAGVLGRIARANSV
- a CDS encoding MFS transporter, coding for MSVQSIAPRKAGPAQGITLVTVAFLPIVAIVSMFPAVPAIIEHFAARDPAAIAKVPAMVSAPGLTIALLALVAGLLVDRFGRRRLLLVSTALYGFVGVAPFFLDSIDQIYVSRLALGVAEAAILTTLNTLVGDYWDEKDRRFWLTIQGLAGPFLGSAVIFMSGYLTAVQWNGIFLVYAVGFPAFLASALFLYEPASDETARKMLGMDEGGEPFPWRNVLTYAGVTLLGSALYYVFIINGGLVWQEIGVKDSAAIGRMTSIPSLFVMVGAGVFWFTGKFGPRWQLFSLFALLGAGLVTMGLIHDWRGMVVGMAIQQTGAGMAVPCLVAWAQSHLPFAHRGRGMGIWTACFFFGQFSSPLLVSLLREHFGHMQGAFLAAGVFGLVCAILVLIVVSGRDNAPTGA
- a CDS encoding sugar phosphate isomerase/epimerase family protein, producing MTSKIKRGVSLYSFQEEMFLGKMSIEDCVAFAAGIGAPGIEILPEQNMPTFPNISDAQVGEWQDMLARHGAHFTCYDMFLDTKRRKDRLMSDEEQVESIHRDLILCNRLGIKNMRILIFVRPDILEKCVPMAEKLDVHMGVEVHAPWHLEHAWILRTIEVADRLKTKHLGILPDMGIFMKHYPPAFRARFERQGARPEVCDFIVEQHEQKVMCEYTIFEVAVKMQGNKAEVAMAETLRHAPYANPKRIGDYAPYFRHIQAKFYEMNEDCTDPALAYDEVIPELVKAGWEGTLSSEYEGNRWIQDVHEVDSREQVRRQHVMFERLIAKAEAEVA
- a CDS encoding alpha/beta hydrolase yields the protein MRARAFAPWALALALAPVAHAQMPGPSRETMAAPAQPGAIALIPDAPDREVWHRDNGLIAVRNVTRPTIMPFLPKGKGTGAAVIVAPGGGFLGLAIEKEGWQIARYFADHGIAAFVLKYRVLPTPASQVEFADQLARVIRGEKVAMASPPDDTPPEALADGLAALRYVRGHAGQWGVDPARIGFMGFSAGGFLTRSVVENAGADMPAFVAPIYPNMAPMKVPDNAPPMFVAIAANDFLLARAGGPKLIDSYRAAGKSVEFHLFSAGDHGFGPGAPGTPTEGWLDVMRRWLRTRGIIKE